The Plasmodium vinckei vinckei genome assembly, chromosome: PVVCY_14 genome window below encodes:
- a CDS encoding multidrug resistance-associated protein 2, putative ABC transporter C family member 2, putative, with amino-acid sequence MKNLKVFKSKKKSFLSRFFSKILSYIFYFKKSDKNKNNINGVENDNSFYEYNRGIIMALVYTFKKPIIVISILYMIHALYLVFVAICIEKYIAIIKGHHVFSPIFQLKFAKLLSAFALIIVLSFNLLLDSVVSYMGSKIIIDMEVTVMHFLYKINMGMFNHCILSPYADNNNNNNLLEPINNNSENSTCANINSPMLLDRKNIDSNKNKTCDTSNNCVIKVEDEHENGEYKNKTNQSNANTTSNTNNLTDFSKRKGSNSSLGEDNENRNNDGDINIYNIMFIDTPSIIYFISSSVMANGMIIKLIISFCMFYHKMGKKSILGGILLILLLYGIIFLCELLSSILKKPYLKYQDKRIDNMNHVLKEYKLMKMFNWESIAFDYVNEFRRKELKYCKYRIYLNSLSNYVNAISVHCVEIVIFFVYIRSKINSNDQIDVNSIITPLFVYKSLINGVISFPTIFNNILEGPISNARINRYINHYFHDSISSKFFYSKIKNKIKNSYTSNKKDDNYMNMQGKSEIFVPPKKNTYYSSFLSMISNENYGYDDDDYGSNTTDAGLSHCLINSEKGLLNNKNGNNKITRNTDEDHINNKTVAIDILNKGNKMNEINEHIKSKNIADEKYGIDKKIIIKFENCNYKPINFEKNNDQLKNIKLKNIKLKNINFTLKNNTIAIIVGDVGSGKSLFFNSILGKFKLINGNYYIKNFIYDMPVLYAPQINWLSDGTIRSMVTFESKFDPYIYYLAISQSELINDIYSFKNLDMRCINDEHSLSKGQKSRISLARSLYYHYINMKQLCDEYIEMINAEECALNSTPENNLGLSKLATNYYDKNISNMKSIKVSKSIKNFTLHNDNQYKNSTDPNIYSDGSEQVKGNNQSDDIDTNSFTDDGKFSYSDLQYMMNNNYLKDCLEKNDMSYLYLLDDIFTSIDPFISRNIFYNLFCDKETLKNIKNHCGIVITINENALNSFIMKDIIDNLQYNVDVYKLENGTLDFQGNINEYINKKKIQIKTSEMLVRNETENDKREKMLSFFKKTGITMNNFKMNDQLFYMSMSLELCHQDTPQTEVEIRNNDSIEHPSNVTVLYKKDNPYIDKNNIIYNKIILLKELKLLHHLKSEDTNEACSINKKFTILMNNHFNKIVTESIPKDQIHNISPEEMKTIKKDRIREYIGNFIIDTKGNNETKCLKNKKTHIDEFEEMNIMLKKNLKEHYTYYNNYIRDNANESNTDVARKGNIKFETFRWYFRNIGNTIIIIIIIFVIISIFLDEVKNMLLFLVSALLKTKDKSYDEAIQKKLVYLKYFVLLPSLSLVTTLISYMIIAHGIMISAKKMHTEIFKNMLYAPIHAFYSHNIGNIINRFIIDIHTLDNGIIKRCYKSFYTIFKFISTVILLVFMFKNTYIMLPFIILIVYYGIFKKYSVACKEAQRGFLCSHSPICAIFNNTIHGKDIINLYKKNDSVLKRFENSVYALRNFTLFKWGITVWASLYIQLVGLCLTSFYILYPHFFSFLKNTHEGVDIDVDNYIRYSEVIGYCITFSCSLGYTIKSFLYDYTHVEKEMCSIQRLEELSKIKDMNGDTRLTSVENYEHDKQDIPIAPSQISESKYGLEFKNIYVSYKKKIYIDKLKNTYYYANEKSCLRNINFYALKNQNIGIIGKSGAGKSTIIMTILGLISTTKGEIKIEGRDIRSIPLEERKKIIGILPQSSFVFSHWNIRTYIDPYQTFSDNEIIDAFKIIGINLTCADLYKYISKSKNKKNNEYDRSRHTEVQNNENYILMSDDSIRYLSLVRIYLNRNNYKLLLIDEIPVINFNKNNEFNNFFTKDLKPFSYIIDNYFKNITTLIISHDTRTLSSCDFIYVVSKGEIVYKCNYSDIETQTQLANIIQDQAN; translated from the coding sequence atgaaaaatttaaaagtctttaaaagcaaaaaaaaatcatttttaagtcgatttttttcaaaaattttgagttatattttttattttaaaaaaagtgataaaaataaaaacaacaTTAATGGtgttgaaaatgataattctttttatgaatataacaGAGGAATTATTATGGCATTGGTCTATACATTCAAAAAACCAATAATAGTGATATCAATACTTTATATGATTCACGCATTATATTTAGTATTCGTTGCTATTtgtatagaaaaatatatagcaaTCATAAAAGGACACCATGTTTTTTCTCCAATATTCCAATTAAAATTTGCAAAACTATTATCAGCTTTTGCTCTTATAATAGTATTATCCTTTAATTTATTGTTGGATTCGGTTGTTAGTTATATGGGtagcaaaataataatcgaTATGGAGGTAACAGttatgcattttttgtataaaataaatatgggAATGTTTAATCATTGTATATTAAGCCCATATgctgataataataataataataatttacttGAACcgattaataataatagtgaaAATAGTACTTGtgcaaatataaattcacCTATGCTCCTTGacagaaaaaatatagattccaataaaaataagacaTGTGATACATCCAATAATTGTGTTATAAAAGTTGAAGATGAACATGAAAATggagaatataaaaataaaacaaatcaAAGTAATGCTAATACCACTAGCAATACAAATAACCTTACCGATTTttcaaaaagaaaaggTTCAAATAGTTCATTAGGAgaagataatgaaaatagaaataatgatggtgatataaacatatataatattatgtttatCGATACACCatctataatatattttatatcttcTTCAGTCATGGCTAATGGAATGATTATTAAATTGATAATATCATTTTGTATGTTTTATCATAAAATGGGAAAAAAATCTATTTTAGGTGGCAtacttttaatattattattatatggaattatatttttatgcgAACTACTATCAAGTATCCTTAAAAAaccatatttaaaatatcaaGACAAAAGAATAGATAACATGAACCATGttttaaaagaatataaattaatgaaaatgtttAATTGGGAATCGATAGCATTTGATTATGTAAATGAATTTAGGAGAAAAGAATTGAAATATTGTAAATACagaatttatttgaattctCTAAGTAATTATGTTAACGCCATTTCAGTCCATTGTGTAGAaatagttatattttttgtttatattagaagcaaaataaatagtaatGATCAAATTGATGTTAATTCGATAATTACACCactttttgtatataaatctTTAATTAACGGAGTTATAAGTTTTCCaactatatttaataatatattagaaGGCCCTATCAGTAATGCACGTATAAATAGATATAttaatcattattttcatgaCAGTATATCCAGtaagtttttttattctaaaattaaaaataaaataaaaaatagctacacttctaataaaaaagacgataattatatgaacaTGCAAGGTAAATCAGAGATATTTGTTcctccaaaaaaaaatacatattattcTAGTTTTTTAAGCATGAtttcaaatgaaaattatggTTATGATGATGATGATTATGGTAGCAATACCACGGATGCTGGATTGTCACATTGTTTGATTAATTCTGAAAAAGGATtactaaataataaaaatggaaataataaaataactcGAAATACTGACGAAGACCATATTAATAACAAAACAGTAGCAATAgacattttaaataaaggaaacaaaatgaacgaaataaatgaacatattaaatcaaaaaatatcgctgatgaaaaatatggaatagataaaaaaattattataaaatttgaaaactGTAATTATAAGCcaataaattttgaaaaaaataatgatcaattgaaaaacataaaattgaaaaatataaaattgaagaatataaattttactttaaaaaacaatactATAGCAATAATAGTAGGTGACGTTGGATCGGGTAagtcattattttttaattctattCTTGGGAAATTTAAGTTAATAAAtggaaattattatattaaaaattttatatatgatatgCCTGTTTTATATGCACCCCAAATTAATTGGCTATCTGATGGAACAATCAGATCAATGGTAACATTTGAAAGTAAATTCGatccatatatttattatttagcTATTTCACAAAGTGAGctaataaatgatatatattcttttaaaaatttggaTATGCGATGTATAAATGATGAACATAGTTTAAGTAAAGGACAGAAGTCAAGAATATCTTTAGCAAGatctttatattatcattatataaatatgaaacaATTATGTGATGAGTATATAGAAATGATAAATGCCGAAGAATGCGCATTGAATAGTACACCTGAAAATAACTTGGGTTTAAGTAAATTGGcaacaaattattatgataaaaatatttctaataTGAAATCAATCAAAGTTTCAAAATCCATTAAAAATTTCACATTACATAATGATaatcaatataaaaattccACAGACcctaatatatatagtgaTGGGTCTGAACAAGTTAAAGGAAATAATCAAAGCGATGATATAGATACTAACAGTTTTACTGATGATGgtaaattttcatattcaGACTTACAATATATGATGAATAACAACTATTTAAAAGATTGTTTAGAGAAAAACGATATgtcttatttatatttattagatgatatatttacttCGATAGATCCATTTATTtcaagaaatatattttataatttattttgtgatAAAGAAacattgaaaaatattaaaaaccATTGTGGTATTGTTATAacaataaatgaaaatgccCTTAACAGTTTTATAATGAAAGATATTATAGATAACCTTCAGTATAATGTggatgtatataaattggAAAATGGTACATTAGATTTTCaaggaaatataaatgaatatataaataaaaaaaaaattcaaataaaaacatcGGAGATGTTGGTTAGAAACGAAACAGAAAATGACAAACGAGAAAAAATgctttcatttttcaaaaaaacaGGAATAACaatgaataattttaaaatgaatgatcaattattttatatgtctATGTCATTAGAATTATGCCACCAAGATACTCCACAAACAGAGGTTGAAATTAGAAATAATGATAGTATTGAACATCCCTCTAATGTTACAGTTCTTTACAAAAAAGATAATCCATATAtcgataaaaataatataatatataataaaataattttattgaaGGAATTAAAACTTTTACATCATCTTAAATCAGAAGATACTAATGAGGCATGCTctatcaataaaaaatttactaTCCTAATGAATAaccattttaataaaattgtaacGGAATCTATTCCAAAGGATCaaattcataatattaGTCCAGAAGAAATGAAAACAATAAAGAAAGATCGAATTAGGGAATATATtggaaattttattatagacacaaaaggaaataatgaaacaaaatgtttaaaaaataaaaaaacacataTAGATGAATTTGAagaaatgaatataatgctaaaaaaaaatttaaaagaacattatacatattataataattatattagaGATAATGCTAATGAATCTAATACAGATGTAGCTAGGAAAgggaatataaaatttgaaacATTTAGATGGTATTTTAGAAATATTGGTAAtacaattataataattattattatatttgtcataatatctatatttttagatgaagtaaaaaatatgttattatttttagttagcgcattattaaaaacaaaagataAATCTTATGACGAAgcaatacaaaaaaaattagtttatttaaaatattttgtctTGCTACCATCATTATCTTTAGTAACTACTTTAATATCATATATGATAATTGCACATGGAATAATGATATCAGCAAAGAAAATGCATACAGagattttcaaaaatatgttatatgCTCCTATTCATGCATTTTATAGTCATAATATAGggaatataattaatagaTTTATAATAGATATTCATACATTAGATAATGGAATAATTAAACGATGCTATAAATcattttatacaattttcaAGTTTATATCAACCGTTATTTTATTAGTGtttatgtttaaaaatacatatattatgttaccatttattatattaatagttTATTATggaattttcaaaaaatattccgTAGCATGTAAAGAAGCACAAAGAGGATTCTTATGTTCTCATTCCCCAATTTGCgccatatttaataatactaTACATGGGAaggatattataaatttatataaaaaaaatgattcgGTTTTAAAGAGATTTGAAAACAGTGTTTATGCACTTAGAAATTttactttatttaaatggGGTATAACCGTATGGgcatctttatatatacaattagTAGGTTTGTGTTTAAcatcattttatattttataccctcattttttttcatttttaaaaaatacacatgAAGGAGTTGATATTGATGtagataattatataagatATAGTGAAGTTATTGGTTATTGTATAACATTTTCTTGTAGTTTAGGATATACaataaaatcatttttatatgattataCACATGTCGAAAAAGAAATGTGTAGTATTCAGCGATTAGAAGAATtgtcaaaaataaaagacatGAATGGTGATACACGTCTTACTTCAGTTGAAAATTATGAGCATGATAAACAGGATATACCAATAGCTCCAAGCCAAATTTCAGAATCAAAATATGGACttgaatttaaaaatatttatgttagttataaaaaaaaaatatatatagataaattaaaaaatacgtACTATTATGCAAATGAAAAATCCTGCTTAaggaatataaatttttatgccTTAAAAAATCAGAATATTGGAATTATTGGAAAATCGGGAGCAGGAAAAAGTACAATAATTATGACAATATTAGGATTAATATCTACAACAAAAggagaaataaaaattgaagGAAGAGATATAAGAAGTATACCCTTagaagaaagaaaaaaaataattggtATTTTACCTCAATcatcttttgttttttcacATTGGAATATAAGAACATATATAGATCCATATCAAACTTTTTCTGATAATGAAATTATTGAtgcatttaaaataattggaATAAATCTTACATGTGcagatttatataaatatatatccaaatcaaaaaataaaaaaaataatgaatatgatAGATCTAGACATACAGAAGtgcaaaataatgaaaattatatattaatgtcTGATGATTCAATACGATATTTATCTCTTGTACGAATATATTTGAAcagaaataattataaattattattaattgatGAAATACCtgttataaattttaataaaaataatgagtttaataatttttttacaaaagaTCTAAAACCATTTAGTTATATAAttgataattattttaaaaatattacgaCTTTAATAATTTCTCATGATACAAGAACTTTGTCATCTTGtgattttatatatgttgtTTCTAAAGGAGAAATTGTATATAAGTGTAATTACTCAGACATAGAGACACAAACACAACTAGCTAATATTATACAGGACCAAGCTAATTGa